A single genomic interval of Prunus dulcis unplaced genomic scaffold, ALMONDv2, whole genome shotgun sequence harbors:
- the LOC117613120 gene encoding uncharacterized protein LOC117613120, whose product MKKKYQGTVKVKRAQLQALRKEFEMFNMKVGESVDEYFGRPLTMANKRRINGEKLEDVVVIEKILRSMTPKFDYVVCSIEESKDLDNLSIDELRSSLLLHEQWMNGHAMEEQALKVSQENHSPGRRRGRGPGGFRGRGRGRQGSFDKSNVKCYY is encoded by the coding sequence atgaagaagaaatatcaAGGCACGGTGAAAGTCAAGCGTGCCCAACTTCAAGCTCTTCGCAAAGAGTTTGAGATGTTCAATATGAAGGTTGGAGAGTCAGTTGATGAGTATTTTGGAAGGCCTCTAACCATGGCTAACAAGAGGAGGATCAATGGAGAGAAGTTGGAAGATGTAGTTGTTATCGAAAAGATTTTGAGATCAATGACACCAAAGTTTGACTATGTGGTGTGTTCGATTGAAGAATCAAAAGATCTTGATAATCTCTCTATTGATGAACTACGAAGCAGTCTTCTGTTACATGAACAATGGATGAATGGCCATGCAATGGAAGAACAAGCATTGAAGGTGAGCCAAGAGAATCACTCTCCAGGGAGACGAAGAGGAAGAGGTCCAGGAGGCTTTCGAGGACGTGGAAGAGGACGCCAAGGATCATTTGATAAATCAAATGTGAAGTGTTACTACTAA